Below is a window of Candidatus Eisenbacteria bacterium DNA.
GCCTTCGATCGCCGCGCCCGGCCCGCGTGCGCTCATGTGCGGGGCCGCGGCCGCGCCCGAATCGACCGGGCGATCGGCGCCGTCCGCGTCCGCCACGCCTTATCCTAGACGAGCTGGGTCGAGGCTGACAAGGGAGCCTTCATCTCGCCGAGAAGAGCGTGGCCACGATCCCCCGCGTCCCGCCTATACTGGGCCATGCCGCGAGACGAACCGACGCATCTCTTGGCGGGCGACATCGGCGCGACCAAGTCGCTTCTGGCGATCTTCTCCACGGGCGAGACCGGGCTCGCCGTCATTCGCGAGGAGCGGCTCGAAAGCGCGCGCTTCGCAGATCTGGCCGCCCTCGTGAACGCCTTCCTCGCGCCGGGGCGATCGGAAGATCCCGACGAGATCCCCGGCGAGATCCGAGCGGCCGCCTTCGGAGTCGCGGGCGCAAGAATCGGCAAGGAGCACGTCCCGGCGAACCTACCCTGGCGGATCGACGCGAGGCGCCTCGCCTCCGAGATCGGGATCCCCCGCGTGCGCCTCGTCAACGACTTCGAGGCGGTCGGGCGCGGGATCCCGCGGCTTAGTCCCGCCGATCTGTTGACTCTGCAGGAAGGAGTCCCCGAGCCGCGCGGACCGATCGCCTTGATCGGCGCCGGAACCGGCCTCGGCGAGGGATTCCTCGTCTGGGGAACCGACGGATACGAGGTCCACGCGAGCGAGGGGGGGCACGCCGACTTCGCCCCGCGCGACGCCTTCGAATGGGGACTGCTCCAGCGCCTCTCGCGACGATACGCGCATGTCTCGTACGAGCGCGCCCTGTCGGGCCCGGGGCTTGCCGAGATCTATGGCCACGTCGTCGAGTCGGGGGCCGCCCCCCCTGGCGCGGGGATCCGCTCCGAAATGGAAGCGGAGGATCCCGCGGCGGTCATCACCCGCCACGCCCTATCCGGAACGGATGAGGCATGCGGGCGCGCGCTCGAGATCTTCCTTTCGATCTACGGCGCGGAGGCGGGAAACCTGGCCCTCAAGCTGCTCCCGACGGGCGGGCTCTATGTGGCCGGCGGCATCGCGCCCCGCATCGGGGACCGGATGGCGGCGGGCAGCTTCATGGAGTCGTTCCGCCGCAAGGGAAGGCATCGGGATCTGCTGGAGCGCATCCCGGTCAGGGTGATCCTGAACCCGAGAGTGGGGCTTCTCGGCGCGGCCGCGATCGCCGAGGAGGAGGCGGGCGCCTAGGCGCGCTCGACCGCATCGGAGAAGCGAGCGCGCGCGCCGCGAGGCGCACAGACCCCGACGGTTCCCTGCGCCCCGCTAGGCTCGCGTTCGCGGCGCGGGGCTTCCGGGAACCCGTCGGGGTCCCCGGACGCGCCAGGTGGAACGCTGCTGGCCCGCGCAGCTCGCGCCCTGTCCCTCAGCGAGCGAAGCGGGCCACAGCGCGACACCGGGCGAGCAGGCGCCGCGAGGGCCGAGCGGACGCGCCGGGCGAGCGTCCAGGAAGCAATCGAACCGCTCTTCGCTCCGGGCTCATCTCGCGTTCTTGCCGCGAGCCGCGAGCGTGGCGATCAGCCGCTCCGCCTCAGGGCGAGAGAGAACCCGATAGGCCGGGCGGAAGCGTCTCTCGTAGGCGTCCGAGTGGTGGATCGCGGGGTATCCGAGCGGCCGCACCCGCTCATCGAGCCTGCGGTATTCATCGATGCTCCAGGGGACTCCCCCACCCTCGATCGTCGAGGCGGCCGACTGCCACGCGCGGGCGAAGCCCGTCGAATCGATGGGAGCGCCGGCGGAGCGGACGAAGGCATCGAGCAGCGAATCGATCGAGCCGCCGCCATCCTTGAAGGGCCTCAGGTTCAATCTCAGAAAGGGCGAGCCCTGAACGAGGGGATCTAGGAGTTCCTCATCGGGACCGGCCGGATCGAGCTCAGCCCACTCCTCGCGGAGATAGAGCGAGGCCGCTTCCCGCGATGGAACGGCGTGTCCCGGGCCCTGATAGGCCTGATGCAGGAGCTTGTAGAGATCCTCGATCCCCACGGCTGCCGTGTCCGCGGGGAGATTCCATTCCGATCGATCTCGCATCTCCGGGCTCCTCGCGTGCGCCGATGCCGGGAGAGAAGAGAGGACGCACGCGAGAACCGCGCATGCGGCCAACGGCACCGAGCGGCGCGCGCCGCGCAGGCCGCCTCCCCCATACGACTCCATCGCAGGATCATCCTACCAGCCCCCCCACTCGACTGGGGTGACTGTAGTTGAGACGATCGCCCTGGCGGCGCGCTGCGGCCCTCTCCGCGCGCTCGCCTGGCGCATCCGCTCGCTTCTCAGGTCCGCTCGAGCGCGTCTGGTTTCTTGTGCGGCGCAGGGACCCCGGCGGTTCCCGAAGCCCCGCGCCGCGAACGCGAACCTAGCGGGGCGGAGGGAGCCGTCGGGGTCCGCCCTCCTTGAGACGCATCCGTTCGACCTGGCGGCACGCAGGCGCCGGCGAGAAACTCGCCGACAGCGACGGAACGAGCGGGAGAGACCGGGGCAGCCATCGCAACAGCAGCCTCCGCAATAGCGCACCTCCGCAATAGCGCTCGCATCGCCGCCGGCCCGCCGCTAGGATACGACCGTCTTGCGCACCCAGTGTTGGGGGTGTC
It encodes the following:
- the glk gene encoding glucokinase, which encodes MPRDEPTHLLAGDIGATKSLLAIFSTGETGLAVIREERLESARFADLAALVNAFLAPGRSEDPDEIPGEIRAAAFGVAGARIGKEHVPANLPWRIDARRLASEIGIPRVRLVNDFEAVGRGIPRLSPADLLTLQEGVPEPRGPIALIGAGTGLGEGFLVWGTDGYEVHASEGGHADFAPRDAFEWGLLQRLSRRYAHVSYERALSGPGLAEIYGHVVESGAAPPGAGIRSEMEAEDPAAVITRHALSGTDEACGRALEIFLSIYGAEAGNLALKLLPTGGLYVAGGIAPRIGDRMAAGSFMESFRRKGRHRDLLERIPVRVILNPRVGLLGAAAIAEEEAGA